A segment of the Gemmatimonadaceae bacterium genome:
GACGCCCCACGTCGGTGGAGCTGGATTACCTGCAGTTGAAGGCGTACTGACGGTTCGCTGGCCGCGCGCCATCGGCGGTCGGCGGCAGGGCAGTAGCTCGTGTCACGCAGCATTGCAGTTCGTCGGCCACCACTCCGACGTCTGAAACAACAGTGGGAGTTCGCCGCGCGCTGAGTCGCGGCAAACGTACAGGAGTCCTATGGCCAAGAAAGTCATCGGGTTCGTGAAGCTGCAGATCCCGGCCGGCCGCGCAAACCCTGCGCCACCGGTCGGTACGGCGCTCGGCCCCCAGGGCATCAACATCATGGCGTTCTGCAAAGAGTTCAATTCGAGAACTCAGAACCAGGACGGCATCATCCTGCCGGTCGAAGTCACGATCTTTGCGGACAAGTCGTTCACCTTCATTCTCAAGACGCCGCCGGCGGCGGTGCTGCTGAAGAAGGAACTGGGCCTCGAGAAGGGTTCGGGCCAGCCCAACCGGAACAAGGTGGGCACGGTGACCCGCGCCCAGCTCCGCAAGATCGCCGAGATCAAGATGCCGGACCTCAACTGTGACTCGATCGAGTCCGCGATGGCGATGGTCGCCGGGGCGGCGCGCTCGATGGGTCTCGAGGTGTCCGACTGATGCAGGCTCACGGCAAGAAGTACCAGACCGCGGCCAAGCGCCGCGACATCAATACGTCGTATCAGGCGCGTCAGGCGCTGGAGCTCGTGAAGACGGGCGCGTATGCCAAGTTCGATGAGACGGTGGAGGTCGCGGTGCGCCTCGGCGTCGATCCGCGGCACGCCGATCAGGTCGTGCGCGGCACCGTCGTGCTCCCGGCCGGCACCGGCAAGGCGGTGCGCGTGCTGGTGATCGCCGTCGGCGACAAGGCCAAGGAAGCGCAGGACGCGGGCGCCGATCACGTGGGGGCGGAGTTCGTCCAGAAGATCAAGGACGGCTGGCTCGATTTCGACGTGCTCATCGCCACGCCCGACCAGATGGGCCAGTTGGGCCAGCTGGGCCGCATCCTCGGCCCGCGCGGCCTGATGCCCAACCCCAAGGCGGGCACGGTCACGTTCAACATCGGGGCGGCGGTGCGCGAGACCAAGGCCGGCAAGATCGAGTTCCGCGTCGACAAGGCGGGCAACGTGCACGCCGCCATCGGCAAGGTGTCGTTCGGCCTCGACGCGCTGGAGCAGAACTTCTCGGCGTTCATGGATCAGATCGTGCGCGCCAAGCCCACCGCTTCCAAGGGCGTGTACGTCCGCAACGTCGCCGTGTCCAGCACGATGGGCCCGGGCGTGACCGTCGACACCACTCCCTACCGGTAACGCGCGATGAAACGATCCGACAAGGAACAGCTCGTCGCCGAGTTGCGAGCGAAGCTGGAGGGGGCCACCTCCCTCTACTACACCGACTTCACGGGGCTCAACGTGAAGCGGATGACGGAACTGCGCCGGCGCCTGCGCAGGGCCAAGGTGGAGTACGTCGTCATCAAGAACTCGCTGGCCCTCCGCGCCGTGAACGAAGCCGGGCTCGTCAGCCAGCCGCTGCGCGGGCCCACCGGGCTCGTCGTCGGCAACGACCCGCTCGCCGCGGCGAGGGTGCTCACCGACTTCGCCAAGGAGAACGACCAGCGACCGATCGTGAAGGGCGGCCTGATGGACGGCCGCGCCCTCGATTCGGCGCAGGTCAAGAAGTTGGCGGCCATGCCGTCGCGCGAGCAGATGCTCGCCGAGTTGGGCGCTGGCCTCCAGTCACCGCTCGCCGCCTTCGTGGGCGCGCTGAACGGTCTGCTGTACTCGTTCGCTGGTGCGCTCGACGCGCTGAAGACGCAGCGCGAGGGCGCCTGAGGATTCCCAGGCGTATCGCCTGACTAACGCCCCAGGGTACCCTGGGAACTACTGAGGAGAGCACTACCATGGCAAATGCAACGCTGAGCAAGGACGATATCCTCGAGGCGATCGGCAACATGTCGGTCTTCGACCTGTCCGAGCTGATCGAGGCCTTCAAGACGAAGTTCAACGTGACGATCGCCGCCGCCCCGGTGGGCGGCGCGCCGGCCGCCGGCGGCGCCGGTGCGGCGGCTGCGGCCGTCGAAGAGCAGACCGAGTTCGATGTCGTCCTCAAGGAAGCGGGCGCCAAGAAGATCCAGGTCATCAAGGTCGTGCGTGAGCTCACCGGACTCGGCCTCAAGGAGGCCAAGGACCTGGTGGACGGCGCGCCCCAGACCGTGAAGACCGGCGTGTCCAAGGATGAAGCGGCCGCCGTCAAGGCCAAGCTGGAAGAGCAGGGCGCAGCCGTCGAAGTGAAGTGAGGCGTGTCGGTGCGGGCGCGGCGAATCCGCTGCGCCCGGGCCCTCCCCTCTTTCCCTTCGCCGGTCTGCCATTAGTGAATTCGTACTCCACCAGCACCACAATACGTCGTTTCGCGGTTTCACGGCCTGCCCCGGCCGCGCCCTTTCGCGCGTCCCGGGGTTCCGGTCGTTTTTCGTTTGCGCGCGGGTGAGCCATGCCTGAATTGATCAAGCAGATTTCCTTCGGAAAACTCGAGCAGGGGATGGATATGCCCCATCTCCTCGACATCCAGACGCGGGCCTTCGACGCCCTGCTCCAGCTGGATGCGGCCTCGCACGACCGCGAGGACATCGGCCTCGAACGGGTGTTCAAAGACCTGTTCCCGATCGCCGATGTGCACGAGAATTTCTCCCTCGAATTCGTTCGCTACAACCTCGGCGAGCCCAAATACTCGGTCGAGGAATGCATCGAACGGGACATGACGTACTCGGCGCCGCTCAAGGCCACGCTGCAGCTCGTCATCAACGAGACGCTCCCCGACAACACCAAGCGGCCCCGCAACATCATCGAGAAGGAGGTCTATCTCGGCGAGTTGCCCCTGCTCACCCCGCTCGGCACGTTCGTCATCAACGGCGCCGAACGCGTGATCGTGAGCCAGTTGCACCGGTCGCCGGGCGTCGTGTTCGAGGAATCGACGCACCCCAACGGCCAGCGCCTCATCTCGGCCCGCATCATCCCGTTCCGCGGATCGTGGGTGGAGTTCACCGTCGATATCCACGACGTGATCTACGTCCACATCGACAAGAAAAAGAAGTTCCCCGCCACGGCGCTGTTGCGCGCCTTCGGGTACGGCTCCAACTCCGACATCCTCCGGCTCTTCTTCGCCGTCCGCGACCTCGACCTCACCAAGAAGCGCGAGAGCCGCACCGACGTGCGTGAAGTGATCGGCGCCATCATCGCCGAGGACATCGAACTGCCCGGCGAGGCGACCGCCGAGGACGCCCCCAAGGCGCGCACCAAGAAGGCCCGCGCCGAGCGCGAGCGCGCCGAGAACATCCTCCTCGTGCGCGAGGGCGATGAGCTCACCGAAGAGGTGCACAACCGGCTCCGCCGCCAGAACATCAAGCACGTCAAGGTGTTCGCGTCCTACATGGCCGTCGACCTCCGCGACGAGCAGGAAGCCATCGAGCGCGGGGAACGCCCCGTGCGCCGCGTGCTCGCCGTCGACGTCGTCGACGGGGACGGCGAGGTGATCGCCGAGGTGGGCCAGGCGCTCTCCGACACCCTGATCAAGAAGATCCGCCGCGGCGAGATCAACAAGGTCTACGTGTTCGTCGCGTCGGGCCGCGCCGAGTCCACGCTCATCAAGAACACGCTGGCCAAGGATCCCACGCACAGCGAGAAGGAGTCGCTGGGCCA
Coding sequences within it:
- the rplA gene encoding 50S ribosomal protein L1, whose protein sequence is MQAHGKKYQTAAKRRDINTSYQARQALELVKTGAYAKFDETVEVAVRLGVDPRHADQVVRGTVVLPAGTGKAVRVLVIAVGDKAKEAQDAGADHVGAEFVQKIKDGWLDFDVLIATPDQMGQLGQLGRILGPRGLMPNPKAGTVTFNIGAAVRETKAGKIEFRVDKAGNVHAAIGKVSFGLDALEQNFSAFMDQIVRAKPTASKGVYVRNVAVSSTMGPGVTVDTTPYR
- the rplK gene encoding 50S ribosomal protein L11; this translates as MAKKVIGFVKLQIPAGRANPAPPVGTALGPQGINIMAFCKEFNSRTQNQDGIILPVEVTIFADKSFTFILKTPPAAVLLKKELGLEKGSGQPNRNKVGTVTRAQLRKIAEIKMPDLNCDSIESAMAMVAGAARSMGLEVSD
- the rplL gene encoding 50S ribosomal protein L7/L12 — translated: MANATLSKDDILEAIGNMSVFDLSELIEAFKTKFNVTIAAAPVGGAPAAGGAGAAAAAVEEQTEFDVVLKEAGAKKIQVIKVVRELTGLGLKEAKDLVDGAPQTVKTGVSKDEAAAVKAKLEEQGAAVEVK
- the rplJ gene encoding 50S ribosomal protein L10: MKRSDKEQLVAELRAKLEGATSLYYTDFTGLNVKRMTELRRRLRRAKVEYVVIKNSLALRAVNEAGLVSQPLRGPTGLVVGNDPLAAARVLTDFAKENDQRPIVKGGLMDGRALDSAQVKKLAAMPSREQMLAELGAGLQSPLAAFVGALNGLLYSFAGALDALKTQREGA